From a region of the Rhodococcus sp. 4CII genome:
- a CDS encoding MFS transporter, with protein MTLPLAVSPAVDSAVAKIFRRVVPLFIVMLICNQLNRSNIGYAQTHLEADVGIGAAAYGFGAGLFFIAYAIFELPSNVLMEKFGAKVWLTRIMISWGLVSAAMVFVNGPEMFYALRFLLGVAEAGFFPAIIFYFTRWLPNNHRSRATALFIAGSSIAAAISGPMSGPLLSLDGLGGHHGWQWMFGLEGLLSVVVGLVAYRLLDSKVDDAKWLTADEKHDLQAVIADEDVLRSEASAKRGESGSRWKLLLQPRILVCCAIFFAITMAIYANTFWLPSIIRRIPGTTDITVGLLSSLPWICAIFAMYFSNRSADRTGRHKPYLVVALLIGGVGTMAAAFVTPWLALPLLCIATMGFKSASPLFWSIPQRTLHPMVLAPAIAIINSLGNLGGFVAPFGFGVIKEQTGTVTMGLVVLSLFALAAAAAVAYFRRDKEDIDEVADLTGPAPDETTVPAR; from the coding sequence ATGACCCTCCCCCTCGCCGTGTCCCCGGCAGTCGACAGCGCGGTCGCCAAAATCTTCCGCCGTGTCGTGCCGCTCTTCATCGTGATGTTGATCTGCAACCAGCTGAACCGATCGAACATCGGATACGCCCAGACCCATCTCGAGGCGGACGTGGGCATCGGCGCCGCGGCCTACGGGTTCGGAGCGGGCCTGTTCTTCATCGCGTACGCCATCTTCGAACTGCCGTCGAACGTGCTCATGGAGAAGTTCGGCGCCAAGGTGTGGCTGACGCGCATCATGATCTCGTGGGGCCTCGTGTCCGCGGCCATGGTGTTCGTCAACGGCCCGGAAATGTTCTACGCGCTGCGGTTCCTCCTCGGTGTCGCCGAGGCCGGCTTCTTCCCCGCGATCATCTTCTACTTCACCCGCTGGCTGCCGAACAATCACCGCAGCCGCGCGACCGCCCTGTTCATCGCCGGCTCCTCGATCGCCGCCGCGATCTCCGGGCCGATGTCCGGACCCCTGCTGTCGCTGGACGGTCTCGGCGGACACCACGGCTGGCAGTGGATGTTCGGGCTCGAGGGCCTGTTGTCCGTCGTCGTCGGGCTCGTCGCCTACCGGCTGCTCGACTCGAAGGTCGACGACGCCAAGTGGCTGACGGCCGACGAGAAGCACGATCTGCAGGCCGTGATCGCCGACGAGGACGTGCTCCGCAGCGAGGCGTCCGCCAAGCGCGGTGAGTCCGGCTCCCGCTGGAAGCTGCTGCTGCAGCCGCGAATCCTGGTGTGCTGCGCGATCTTCTTCGCCATCACGATGGCGATCTACGCCAACACGTTCTGGCTCCCGTCGATCATCCGTCGCATCCCGGGCACCACCGACATCACCGTCGGCCTGCTGTCGTCGCTGCCGTGGATCTGCGCGATCTTCGCGATGTATTTCTCCAACCGGTCCGCCGACCGCACCGGCCGGCACAAGCCCTACCTGGTGGTGGCACTCCTCATCGGCGGTGTGGGCACGATGGCGGCCGCGTTCGTCACGCCCTGGCTCGCGCTGCCGCTGCTGTGCATCGCGACGATGGGTTTCAAGAGCGCGAGCCCGCTCTTCTGGTCCATTCCGCAGCGCACCCTCCACCCGATGGTGCTGGCGCCGGCGATCGCGATCATCAACTCCCTGGGCAACCTGGGCGGCTTCGTGGCCCCGTTCGGCTTCGGTGTGATCAAGGAGCAGACCGGGACGGTGACGATGGGCCTGGTCGTGCTGTCGCTGTTCGCCCTGGCCGCCGCCGCGGCGGTGGCGTACTTCCGGCGTGACAAGGAAGACATCGACGAGGTCGCGGACCTGACCGGGCCAGCCCCCGACGAGACCACCGTGCCGGCCAGATGA
- a CDS encoding GNAT family N-acetyltransferase: MSVDAVTFEFVRTSREHFPQLQRWLRQPHVARFWNHDTADADIERDFGGSIDGTEASEDFLVLRSGMPFGFIQRYRIADYPEDLALLTALVEIPPGSISIDYFVGDPEHTGHGLGTAMISAFVDRCRTDLPDATAIVVPVVVPNRASWRALEKAGFRRVGEGYLPPDNPVDDGSHYISRLDLLQ; the protein is encoded by the coding sequence GTGAGCGTCGACGCAGTCACCTTCGAGTTCGTCCGCACCAGCCGCGAGCACTTCCCTCAGCTGCAACGATGGCTCCGCCAGCCGCACGTGGCGAGATTCTGGAACCACGACACCGCGGACGCGGACATCGAACGCGACTTCGGCGGCAGCATCGACGGCACCGAAGCGAGCGAGGACTTCCTCGTCCTCCGGAGCGGCATGCCGTTCGGATTCATCCAGCGCTACCGGATCGCAGACTATCCCGAGGACCTCGCGCTCCTCACCGCCCTCGTCGAGATCCCGCCCGGAAGCATCTCCATCGACTACTTCGTCGGCGATCCGGAGCACACCGGTCACGGTCTGGGCACCGCAATGATCAGCGCCTTCGTCGACCGGTGCCGCACGGACCTCCCCGACGCCACTGCGATCGTCGTCCCCGTGGTCGTCCCCAACCGGGCGTCGTGGCGCGCGCTCGAGAAGGCGGGGTTCCGACGTGTCGGCGAGGGCTACCTGCCGCCCGACAATCCGGTCGACGACGGATCCCACTACATCAGCAGGCTCGACCTGCTTCAATGA
- a CDS encoding aldehyde dehydrogenase (NADP(+)), whose product MTATVNRTDVTGQMIIAGKPVQGSGATVHGIDPTTGAQLEPGFAHGDDRDVDAACAAAAEAFAPFRATTSEERARFLEAIADNIEALGETLVARACAESGLPQGRITGEVGRTSGQLRLFAGVLRDGGWNGARIDPALPDRTPLPRADIRQRKVPLGPVAVFGASNFPLAFSVAGGDTASALAAGCPVVVKAHDAHPGTSELVGRAIADAAASTGMPAGTFSLLFGSGRGLGTTLVTDPRIKAVGFTGSRSGGTALVAAAAGRPEPIPVYAEMSSINPVFVLENALTNRGAELGRAFVGSLTLGSGQFCTNPGLVIAVDGPGLASFVDSASAAVAESTPTPMLTPNIAGCYADGVSALTGAATVEARGTESDAPNTARAALFSTDGDTFLGSKVLQQEVFGSSSLIVRCRDAEQVRAVAAELEGQLTATVHVDDADLDEAGRLLPVLELKAGRILFDGWPTGVEVGHAMVHGGPHPATSDSRTTSVGSLAIERFLRPVAYQDVPTSLLPAAIADGNPEQLWRRIDGRLTQA is encoded by the coding sequence ATGACAGCAACGGTGAACCGGACCGACGTGACCGGGCAGATGATCATCGCGGGCAAGCCCGTCCAGGGTTCCGGCGCGACCGTCCACGGCATCGACCCGACCACGGGAGCACAGCTGGAACCCGGTTTCGCGCACGGTGACGACCGGGACGTCGACGCCGCCTGCGCCGCCGCGGCCGAGGCGTTCGCACCGTTCCGTGCCACGACGTCCGAGGAGCGCGCCCGGTTCCTCGAGGCGATCGCCGACAACATCGAGGCCCTCGGCGAGACGCTCGTCGCCCGGGCGTGTGCCGAATCCGGACTTCCCCAGGGCCGCATCACCGGTGAGGTGGGCCGCACGTCCGGCCAGCTGCGGCTGTTCGCCGGCGTCCTGCGCGACGGTGGCTGGAACGGCGCCCGCATCGATCCCGCGCTGCCCGACCGGACTCCGTTGCCGCGAGCCGACATCCGTCAGCGGAAGGTCCCGCTCGGCCCGGTCGCCGTGTTCGGTGCGAGCAACTTCCCCCTCGCGTTCTCCGTCGCCGGCGGCGACACCGCATCCGCACTGGCGGCGGGCTGCCCGGTCGTGGTGAAGGCTCACGACGCGCACCCCGGAACGTCCGAACTCGTCGGCCGCGCCATCGCCGACGCCGCCGCGAGCACCGGCATGCCTGCGGGGACGTTCTCGCTGCTGTTCGGTTCGGGCCGCGGGCTCGGCACCACGCTGGTCACCGACCCGCGGATCAAGGCCGTCGGCTTCACCGGATCCCGTTCCGGCGGAACCGCTCTGGTCGCCGCAGCCGCGGGGCGCCCGGAACCGATCCCGGTGTACGCCGAGATGAGTTCGATCAACCCGGTGTTCGTTCTGGAGAACGCGCTCACCAACCGGGGCGCCGAACTGGGGCGCGCCTTCGTCGGATCCCTGACACTCGGATCGGGGCAGTTCTGCACCAATCCCGGTCTCGTCATCGCGGTCGACGGTCCCGGACTCGCCTCGTTCGTCGACTCCGCGAGCGCCGCCGTCGCCGAGAGCACCCCCACCCCGATGCTCACCCCGAACATCGCCGGCTGCTACGCGGACGGCGTCTCCGCGCTCACCGGAGCCGCGACCGTGGAAGCCCGCGGCACCGAATCCGACGCGCCCAACACCGCCCGGGCCGCACTGTTCAGCACCGACGGCGACACGTTCCTGGGGTCGAAGGTGTTGCAGCAGGAGGTGTTCGGTTCTTCGAGCCTGATCGTCCGCTGTCGCGACGCCGAGCAGGTGCGTGCCGTCGCTGCCGAGCTGGAAGGTCAGCTGACCGCGACCGTCCACGTCGACGACGCGGATCTCGACGAGGCCGGGCGACTGCTGCCCGTCCTCGAACTCAAGGCCGGACGAATCCTGTTCGACGGCTGGCCCACCGGGGTCGAGGTCGGTCACGCGATGGTGCACGGCGGTCCGCACCCGGCGACCTCCGACTCCCGCACCACGTCCGTGGGCTCGCTCGCGATCGAACGCTTCCTGCGTCCCGTTGCGTACCAGGATGTTCCGACTTCACTGCTCCCCGCCGCCATCGCCGACGGCAATCCCGAACAGTTGTGGCGTCGCATCGACGGCCGACTCACCCAAGCCTGA
- a CDS encoding class II glutamine amidotransferase, translating to MAYSGDPILIEDLLFRPVHSLIDQSLHSRMGATTTNGDGFGIGWYGDGPTPAVFKCIEPAWNERNLQEISRQIRTPLMFAHVRASTGTPVQRSNCHPFRHGNWLWMHNGALRGFPEVKRDLTMAVDPSLYPDLEGSTDSETLFFLALTFGLTDDPLTAVARAVGYVEDVGARHGVENPVQATIATTDGVCVWIFRYSTEQQTRSLFYSTAIDKVRALHPEVEVLHRLGDETRFVVSEPLRDLAGAWQEVPESHAGIIRPGDDEMRPFQPVSPTR from the coding sequence ATGGCATACTCCGGCGATCCGATCCTCATCGAGGACCTGCTGTTCCGTCCTGTCCATTCCCTGATCGATCAGAGCCTCCACTCCCGGATGGGTGCGACCACCACCAACGGTGACGGCTTCGGCATCGGCTGGTACGGCGACGGCCCCACCCCGGCGGTGTTCAAGTGCATCGAACCCGCGTGGAACGAACGCAATCTCCAGGAAATCTCCCGGCAGATCCGGACGCCACTGATGTTCGCACATGTGCGTGCGTCGACGGGAACTCCCGTGCAGCGCAGCAACTGTCATCCCTTCCGGCACGGTAACTGGCTGTGGATGCACAACGGTGCGCTGCGGGGATTCCCCGAAGTCAAACGCGACCTCACGATGGCCGTCGACCCGAGCCTCTACCCCGACCTCGAGGGTTCCACGGATTCCGAGACCCTCTTCTTCCTCGCCCTCACGTTCGGTCTCACCGACGACCCGCTCACCGCGGTTGCGCGCGCCGTCGGGTATGTCGAGGACGTCGGCGCCCGGCACGGTGTCGAGAATCCGGTGCAGGCGACGATCGCCACCACCGACGGAGTCTGCGTCTGGATCTTCCGGTACTCGACCGAGCAGCAGACGCGGTCGCTGTTCTACTCCACCGCCATCGACAAGGTCCGAGCCCTCCACCCCGAGGTGGAGGTGCTGCACCGCCTCGGCGACGAGACCCGCTTCGTGGTGTCCGAACCGCTTCGCGACCTCGCAGGCGCCTGGCAGGAGGTACCCGAGTCGCACGCCGGAATCATCCGCCCGGGCGACGACGAGATGCGGCCGTTTCAGCCGGTGTCACCCACCCGCTGA
- a CDS encoding 5-dehydro-4-deoxyglucarate dehydratase, with the protein MLDGVLFFPVTPFTTSGDVDYDRLAEHVAKGVDAGPGGVFIACGTGEFHALGLEEFGRIVATAVEVVAGRVPVFAGAGGSVQQAKEFAASAKVNGANGILLLPPYLVTMPQAGLVEYTRSVAETTDLPLVVYNRGNARFDEASAVEVAQFPTVVGFKDGTGDLDKVGRIVRAVKDALTQSGKPFLFFNGMPTAEVTQQAYRAIGVTLYSSATFAFAPELALGFYDALESGNDELTDALLRDFFHPLVRLRDQVPGYAVSLIKSGVAMEGIDAGPVRPPLVATSEVHRQELARITAAGRAVLADSFAVQAAV; encoded by the coding sequence ATGCTCGACGGCGTCCTGTTTTTCCCCGTCACCCCGTTCACCACATCCGGCGACGTCGACTACGACCGGCTCGCCGAACACGTCGCCAAGGGTGTCGACGCCGGCCCCGGCGGTGTCTTCATCGCCTGCGGCACCGGCGAATTCCACGCCCTCGGGCTCGAAGAGTTCGGCCGGATCGTCGCCACGGCCGTCGAGGTCGTCGCCGGGCGGGTCCCTGTGTTCGCCGGCGCCGGCGGTTCGGTGCAGCAGGCCAAGGAGTTCGCCGCAAGCGCGAAGGTCAACGGCGCCAACGGTATCCTACTGCTCCCGCCGTACCTGGTGACGATGCCGCAGGCCGGTCTCGTCGAGTACACCCGCAGCGTTGCCGAGACCACCGACCTTCCGCTCGTCGTCTACAACCGCGGCAACGCCCGGTTCGACGAGGCGTCGGCCGTGGAGGTCGCCCAGTTCCCGACCGTCGTCGGGTTCAAGGACGGCACCGGCGATCTCGACAAGGTCGGGCGCATCGTGCGCGCCGTCAAGGACGCACTCACGCAGTCCGGCAAGCCGTTCCTGTTCTTCAACGGCATGCCTACCGCCGAGGTCACGCAGCAGGCGTACCGCGCGATCGGTGTGACGCTGTACTCGTCCGCCACGTTCGCGTTCGCCCCCGAACTCGCTCTCGGCTTCTACGACGCCCTCGAATCGGGCAACGACGAGCTCACCGACGCACTGCTCCGCGACTTCTTCCATCCTCTCGTGCGCCTGCGTGACCAGGTGCCCGGATACGCGGTGTCGCTGATCAAGTCGGGTGTCGCGATGGAAGGCATCGACGCCGGGCCGGTGCGTCCGCCTCTCGTTGCGACCAGTGAGGTCCACCGGCAGGAGCTGGCGCGGATCACGGCCGCGGGTCGCGCCGTTCTCGCCGACTCCTTCGCCGTGCAGGCGGCGGTCTGA
- a CDS encoding AraC family transcriptional regulator gives MKPLARYASLNGYVELCRSLDVDPVPLMRAVGLDPIGLGVQDRWIPAASIARLLDRTAVASGYADFGARLAERRQFSNLGPLSLVVREEPDVRSALRVLTRYEHTYNEALRTRMSESNGLVTLRVDLDVGEAVETRQSIELAVGVLYRLLRGFLGGGWKPLAVCFPHSPPADAATHRRLFGPALNFGHEFAGVVIESGDLDAVNKMSDPLLRPYTQQLLDSWEPSDDVTIVSRVRELIELLLPTGRCSVEQVARSLGVDRRTVHRRLAESGASFSTVLDATRVELAERMVANPRLSLTEIADMLSFSAPSNFSRWFSGRFGCSPSRWRAQRVGDTG, from the coding sequence GTGAAACCCCTTGCGCGTTACGCGTCGCTGAACGGATACGTCGAGCTGTGCCGGTCGCTCGACGTCGACCCGGTGCCGTTGATGAGGGCCGTCGGCCTCGACCCGATCGGGCTCGGCGTCCAGGACCGCTGGATCCCGGCCGCGTCGATCGCGCGCCTCCTCGACCGGACCGCGGTGGCGTCCGGCTATGCGGACTTCGGCGCCCGGCTCGCCGAACGCAGGCAGTTCTCCAACCTCGGGCCGCTCAGCCTGGTCGTCCGCGAGGAACCGGACGTCCGGAGCGCCCTGCGCGTCCTCACCCGCTACGAGCACACCTACAACGAGGCGCTGCGGACGCGGATGTCCGAGTCGAACGGCCTCGTGACCCTCCGCGTCGACCTCGACGTGGGGGAGGCGGTCGAGACGCGGCAGTCGATCGAACTCGCGGTCGGGGTGCTGTACCGACTGCTGCGCGGGTTCCTCGGCGGCGGATGGAAACCCCTCGCAGTGTGCTTCCCGCACAGCCCCCCGGCCGACGCCGCCACGCATCGGCGGTTGTTCGGCCCGGCGCTGAACTTCGGCCACGAATTCGCGGGCGTCGTCATCGAGTCCGGCGACCTGGACGCGGTGAACAAGATGTCCGACCCCCTGCTGCGCCCCTACACGCAGCAACTGCTCGACTCCTGGGAACCGTCGGACGACGTCACGATCGTGAGCCGTGTCCGAGAGCTGATCGAACTGCTGCTCCCGACCGGACGCTGTTCGGTCGAGCAGGTGGCCCGCAGTCTCGGCGTCGATCGGCGAACCGTGCATCGGCGGCTCGCCGAGAGCGGGGCGTCGTTCTCGACGGTCCTGGACGCCACCCGCGTCGAACTCGCCGAACGGATGGTCGCGAATCCGCGGCTGAGTCTCACCGAGATCGCGGACATGCTGTCGTTCTCGGCGCCGAGTAACTTCTCCCGCTGGTTCAGCGGCCGGTTCGGGTGCAGTCCGAGCCGGTGGCGGGCTCAGCGGGTGGGTGACACCGGCTGA
- a CDS encoding glucarate dehydratase family protein yields MSAAPIRITGARITPVAFVDPPLLNTVGVHQPYALRAIIQLDTDGGLVGLGETYADTAHLARLEAAAEAIVGLDVFALNAIRAAIDEKIATLSVTGGDGVAGMITTASTTDRVFSPFEVACLDVQGKALGRPVSDLLGGKVRDAVPFSAYLFYKWAGHPGAEPDEWGEAIDPDGLVRQAQKMIGEYGFEAIKVKGGVFSPDEEIAGIKALRAAFPDLPLRLDPNAAWTVDTSIRVASELDGIVEYLEDPTPGLDGMSEVAREAKMPLATNMCVVAFDQLEPAVRKDSVQVVLSDHHYWGGLQRSRLLAGICDNFGLGLSMHSNSHLGISLAAMVHLAGATPNLTYACDTHWPWKTEDVVKPGVLKVVDGAVAVPTTPGLGVEIDEDALAALHQQYLDCGVRDRDDTGYMKSVDPTFENTCPRW; encoded by the coding sequence ATGTCGGCCGCGCCCATCCGGATCACCGGAGCGCGGATCACGCCCGTCGCGTTCGTCGATCCGCCGCTGCTCAACACCGTCGGCGTGCACCAGCCTTACGCACTGCGCGCCATCATCCAGCTCGACACCGACGGCGGTCTCGTCGGACTGGGTGAAACCTACGCCGACACCGCCCACCTCGCCCGGCTCGAGGCGGCCGCCGAGGCGATCGTCGGACTGGACGTGTTCGCACTCAACGCGATCCGCGCCGCGATCGACGAGAAGATCGCCACCCTGTCGGTGACGGGCGGTGACGGCGTCGCGGGCATGATCACCACGGCCAGCACCACCGACCGCGTGTTCTCCCCGTTCGAGGTGGCATGTCTCGACGTGCAGGGCAAGGCCCTCGGCAGGCCGGTGTCCGACCTGCTCGGCGGCAAGGTGCGCGACGCCGTCCCGTTCAGCGCCTACCTGTTCTACAAGTGGGCCGGGCATCCCGGAGCCGAGCCGGACGAGTGGGGCGAAGCGATCGACCCCGACGGTCTGGTCCGGCAGGCGCAGAAGATGATCGGCGAGTACGGCTTCGAGGCCATCAAGGTGAAGGGCGGCGTGTTCTCGCCCGACGAGGAGATCGCCGGAATCAAGGCGCTGCGTGCCGCATTCCCCGACCTGCCGTTGCGTCTCGACCCCAACGCCGCGTGGACCGTGGACACCTCGATCCGGGTGGCGTCGGAACTCGACGGCATCGTCGAATACCTCGAGGACCCCACACCGGGCCTCGACGGCATGTCCGAGGTGGCCCGGGAGGCGAAGATGCCGCTCGCCACCAACATGTGCGTGGTCGCGTTCGATCAGCTCGAGCCCGCCGTGCGGAAGGATTCCGTGCAGGTCGTGCTGTCGGATCATCACTACTGGGGCGGACTGCAGCGGTCGCGACTGCTCGCCGGCATCTGCGACAACTTCGGCCTGGGCCTGTCGATGCACTCCAACTCGCATCTGGGTATCAGCCTGGCCGCGATGGTGCACCTCGCCGGCGCCACCCCGAACCTCACGTACGCGTGTGATACGCACTGGCCGTGGAAGACCGAGGACGTCGTGAAGCCCGGCGTGCTGAAGGTCGTCGACGGTGCGGTCGCGGTGCCGACCACGCCCGGGCTCGGCGTCGAGATCGACGAGGACGCCCTCGCCGCTCTGCACCAGCAGTACCTCGACTGCGGGGTGCGCGACCGGGACGACACGGGGTACATGAAATCGGTCGACCCGACGTTCGAGAACACCTGCCCCCGCTGGTAG
- a CDS encoding quinone oxidoreductase → MAQAVRFYEHGAPDVMKWETVEVGEPGPHGVRIRHEAVGLNFADTYFRTGLYPAALPAGMGVEAAGVVEEVGSGVTHVQVGDRVTYTGSPLGAYSTERVMPAAPLIPLPQAIGFDTAAAMTMRGLTSAYLLRRIAPLKEGDTVLLHAAAGGVGLIFTQWAKLLGITVIGTVSTDEKAAIARAHGCEHVIVYTRENVAERVREITGGAGVPVVYDSIGQSTFHTSLDCLSRRGLLVCFGTASGPIPPIDAMQLAVKGSLFVTRPALADYIADPAERAELAGELFDHVEAGRIRIEINQSYGLEDAVQAHRDLEAGTSIGSSVFRL, encoded by the coding sequence GTGGCACAGGCTGTTCGGTTCTACGAGCACGGCGCCCCCGACGTCATGAAGTGGGAAACGGTCGAGGTCGGCGAGCCCGGACCGCACGGCGTCCGGATCCGGCACGAGGCGGTCGGGTTGAACTTCGCCGACACCTACTTCCGCACCGGTCTCTACCCGGCCGCACTGCCCGCCGGGATGGGCGTGGAGGCCGCCGGGGTCGTCGAAGAAGTCGGTTCCGGCGTGACCCACGTGCAGGTCGGGGACCGCGTCACCTACACCGGAAGCCCCCTCGGCGCCTACAGCACCGAGCGCGTGATGCCCGCCGCCCCGCTGATCCCGCTGCCGCAGGCGATCGGATTCGACACCGCGGCCGCGATGACGATGCGCGGACTGACATCGGCCTACCTGCTGCGCCGCATCGCCCCACTGAAGGAAGGCGACACCGTCCTCCTCCACGCCGCCGCCGGTGGCGTCGGCCTGATCTTCACGCAATGGGCAAAGCTGCTGGGCATCACCGTGATCGGCACGGTGTCCACGGACGAGAAGGCGGCGATCGCCCGCGCCCACGGATGCGAGCACGTGATCGTCTACACCCGGGAGAACGTCGCGGAGCGGGTTCGGGAGATCACCGGCGGCGCCGGCGTCCCCGTCGTCTACGACAGCATCGGGCAGTCCACGTTCCACACCTCGCTCGACTGCCTCTCCCGCCGCGGACTGCTCGTGTGCTTCGGGACGGCGTCCGGACCGATCCCGCCGATCGACGCAATGCAGTTGGCCGTCAAGGGATCCCTGTTCGTCACCCGGCCCGCACTCGCCGACTACATCGCCGACCCCGCGGAGCGCGCCGAACTCGCCGGTGAACTCTTCGATCACGTCGAGGCAGGCCGCATCCGGATCGAGATCAACCAGAGCTACGGACTCGAGGACGCCGTCCAGGCACACCGCGATCTCGAGGCCGGCACCAGCATCGGCTCCTCGGTGTTCCGGCTCTGA
- a CDS encoding TauD/TfdA family dioxygenase, producing the protein MNDTAQLTYSPERNAILSPSGSFRLAPMTCSLGAELFDVNLGDVSRDDALFAELRELLLEYKVLFFRDQDMSRAEHVALAERFGPLEDHPVAGSDPEHPGLVRIYKDLDSPAEHYENAFHCDATWRDNPPMGCVLRAVETPPVGGDTIWVNMAEAYTKLPAGVKKQIDGLRARHSIEASFGAAQTQEQRHALHDRFPDAEHPVVRTHPETGEKILFVNAFATHFVNYHTPDNIRYGIDYAPGSSSLLNYLISQASIPEYQVRWRWTPNSVAIWDNRSTQHYAVQDYWPAVRKMERAGIIGDRPF; encoded by the coding sequence ATGAACGACACCGCGCAACTGACGTATTCGCCCGAGCGGAACGCGATCCTCTCCCCCTCCGGTTCGTTCCGGCTGGCGCCGATGACCTGCTCTCTCGGCGCCGAGTTGTTCGACGTGAACCTCGGCGACGTCTCTCGCGACGACGCCCTGTTCGCCGAACTGCGGGAACTGCTCCTCGAATACAAGGTTCTGTTCTTCCGCGACCAGGACATGAGCCGCGCCGAGCACGTGGCGCTCGCCGAGCGCTTCGGGCCGCTCGAGGATCATCCTGTCGCGGGCAGCGACCCCGAGCATCCCGGGCTGGTGCGGATCTACAAGGACCTCGACAGCCCCGCCGAGCACTACGAGAACGCCTTTCACTGCGACGCCACCTGGCGTGACAACCCGCCCATGGGATGCGTACTCCGGGCCGTCGAGACACCCCCGGTCGGCGGCGACACGATCTGGGTGAACATGGCCGAGGCGTACACGAAGCTCCCCGCCGGGGTGAAGAAGCAGATCGACGGACTGCGCGCCCGGCACAGCATCGAGGCCTCGTTCGGCGCCGCCCAGACGCAGGAACAGCGGCACGCCCTGCACGATCGTTTCCCCGACGCCGAACACCCCGTTGTGCGCACGCATCCGGAAACCGGCGAAAAGATCCTCTTCGTCAACGCTTTCGCGACGCACTTCGTCAACTACCACACGCCCGACAACATCCGGTACGGCATCGACTACGCGCCCGGCAGCAGCAGCCTGCTCAACTACCTGATCAGCCAGGCCTCGATCCCCGAATACCAGGTGCGCTGGCGCTGGACCCCGAACAGCGTCGCCATCTGGGACAACCGTTCGACGCAACACTATGCGGTCCAGGACTACTGGCCCGCCGTTCGCAAGATGGAACGCGCCGGGATCATCGGCGACCGCCCCTTCTGA